The following are from one region of the Nicotiana tomentosiformis chromosome 7, ASM39032v3, whole genome shotgun sequence genome:
- the LOC104121437 gene encoding uncharacterized protein isoform X1, translated as MCKYIKAKYDIPEEAKPWVFHSIQVAWRKYKNQLKKDYFEYYANDELRMENRPVDVSESHFKDLLNYWNSDSHKILLSSVLAVAVKFIPIIIFSLSIHVGYSVILLRLLYCVVRTVLFSVTTVIGNLIIWLFIPVLGAIEDRMQQKMEEMEERMQQRMLEKFNAHKDAWEQEITLNVVSQLRRMNSGLQIDPNMMNFSARSPGEASSAQQNVIQLINCLSTDSNNRGGENGEREDGDIGDLDLT; from the exons ATGTGTAAATATATCAAG GCAAAATATGACATCCCCGAGGAGGCGAAACCATGGGTTTTTCATTCAATTCAGGTTGCTTGGAGAAAGTATAAGAATCAATTGAAGAAGGATTACTTTGAATACTATGCCAATGACGAGCTTCGAATGGAGAATAGGCCGGTAGATGTTTCGGAATCTCACTTTAAGGATCTTCTTAACTATTGGAACTCTGATTCCCACAAG ATTCTGCTAAGCTCTGTTTTAGCTGTGGCCGTGAAGTTCATTCCAATAATCATCTTTTCACTAAGCATACACGTTGGTTACTCTGTGATTCTTCTCCGGCTTCTATATTGTGTTGTACGGACAGTTCTGTTTTCTGTCACAACTGTGATTGGGAATCTCATAATCTGGTTGTTTATTCCAGTTTTGGGTGCTATAG AGGACAGGATGCAACAGAAAATGGAGGAAATGGAAGAGAGGATGCAACAAAGGATGTTGGAAAAATTCAATGCACACAAGGATGCTTGGGAACAAGAAATTACACTTAATGTCGTTTCACAACTTCGACGTATGAATTCAGGATTACAAATTGATCCTAACATGATGAACTTTAGTGCTCGTTCACCTGGAGAAGCTTCATCTGCACAACAAAATGTTATTCAATTAATCAACTGCCTCTCTACTGATAGTAACAATCGAG GTGGTGAAAATGGTGAAAGGGAAGACGGAGACATTGGCGATCTAGACCTTACTTAA
- the LOC104121437 gene encoding uncharacterized protein isoform X2 — MENRPVDVSESHFKDLLNYWNSDSHKILLSSVLAVAVKFIPIIIFSLSIHVGYSVILLRLLYCVVRTVLFSVTTVIGNLIIWLFIPVLGAIEDRMQQKMEEMEERMQQRMLEKFNAHKDAWEQEITLNVVSQLRRMNSGLQIDPNMMNFSARSPGEASSAQQNVIQLINCLSTDSNNRGGENGEREDGDIGDLDLT; from the exons ATGGAGAATAGGCCGGTAGATGTTTCGGAATCTCACTTTAAGGATCTTCTTAACTATTGGAACTCTGATTCCCACAAG ATTCTGCTAAGCTCTGTTTTAGCTGTGGCCGTGAAGTTCATTCCAATAATCATCTTTTCACTAAGCATACACGTTGGTTACTCTGTGATTCTTCTCCGGCTTCTATATTGTGTTGTACGGACAGTTCTGTTTTCTGTCACAACTGTGATTGGGAATCTCATAATCTGGTTGTTTATTCCAGTTTTGGGTGCTATAG AGGACAGGATGCAACAGAAAATGGAGGAAATGGAAGAGAGGATGCAACAAAGGATGTTGGAAAAATTCAATGCACACAAGGATGCTTGGGAACAAGAAATTACACTTAATGTCGTTTCACAACTTCGACGTATGAATTCAGGATTACAAATTGATCCTAACATGATGAACTTTAGTGCTCGTTCACCTGGAGAAGCTTCATCTGCACAACAAAATGTTATTCAATTAATCAACTGCCTCTCTACTGATAGTAACAATCGAG GTGGTGAAAATGGTGAAAGGGAAGACGGAGACATTGGCGATCTAGACCTTACTTAA